A portion of the Marinobacter alexandrii genome contains these proteins:
- a CDS encoding PadR family transcriptional regulator, whose amino-acid sequence MNLQLGVLEEIILLILLAQENTYGVEIAKAYEEQFEQTISLPAIHVVLKRLEKKKLVKSNMGEPTSERGGRRKRLYKATQEGFRIAHELKEKRNNLWQAIPGFNFQAI is encoded by the coding sequence ATGAATCTACAGCTTGGTGTCCTTGAAGAAATCATTCTACTCATTCTGCTCGCACAGGAAAACACGTATGGCGTGGAGATCGCTAAGGCCTATGAAGAGCAGTTTGAACAAACCATTTCTTTACCTGCCATCCATGTTGTCCTAAAGCGACTAGAAAAAAAGAAGTTAGTAAAATCCAATATGGGAGAACCTACTTCTGAGCGAGGTGGACGAAGAAAGCGCTTGTACAAAGCCACTCAAGAGGGATTTAGGATTGCACATGAGCTAAAGGAGAAGCGCAACAACCTTTGGCAAGCTATCCCAGGATTTAATTTTCAAGCGATCTAA
- a CDS encoding putative DNA modification/repair radical SAM protein → MKMNVEKKLEILADAAKYDVSCASSGSNRKNVGKGLGNATGMGICHSYSEDGRCISLLKILLTNYCIYDCAYCVSRKSNDVQRAAFTVDEVVDLTINFYRRNYIEGLFLSSGIFKNADYTNERLIRIAKKLRTEHRFNGYIHLKIIPGASSEVMEEAGLYADRLSVNLEIPSERSLKKIAPEKDHVSVYKPMNWLTSRIDENREDRKKYRKVGSFAPGGQSTQMIIGASPERDLEILQLSSDLYTEQKLRRVYYSGYIPISQDTRLPALKTAPLKRENRLYQADWLFRFYGFEMSEIVSEKHPELDLEVDPKLAYALRNPDLFPVDINKAPYDLILRIPGVGVKTAQMIVKSRRYGKVRLEDVKKMGAAVNRAKYFMQVQGKALPMIASDPHRVRSAIIYQKGNGQMNLF, encoded by the coding sequence ATGAAAATGAATGTAGAGAAGAAATTGGAAATATTGGCTGATGCAGCCAAGTATGATGTTTCATGTGCGTCTAGTGGAAGTAATCGGAAAAATGTAGGTAAAGGCTTGGGGAATGCGACAGGAATGGGAATTTGCCATAGTTACTCAGAAGATGGGCGATGTATTTCGTTGCTTAAGATATTGCTTACCAATTATTGTATTTATGATTGTGCCTATTGTGTAAGTCGGAAGAGTAATGATGTGCAGCGTGCTGCTTTTACAGTTGATGAGGTAGTGGATTTAACAATCAATTTTTACAGGAGAAATTACATCGAGGGGCTTTTTCTGAGTTCTGGGATTTTCAAGAATGCAGATTACACAAATGAGAGACTTATTCGCATTGCAAAAAAGCTAAGAACGGAGCATCGGTTCAATGGATATATTCATTTGAAAATCATTCCGGGAGCCAGCAGTGAAGTAATGGAGGAGGCTGGGCTTTATGCTGATCGGTTGAGCGTAAATCTTGAAATACCTTCGGAGAGAAGTTTAAAGAAAATTGCTCCGGAAAAGGATCATGTGAGTGTGTACAAGCCTATGAACTGGCTAACTAGCCGAATAGATGAGAACAGGGAAGATCGAAAAAAGTATCGGAAGGTAGGATCGTTTGCTCCTGGCGGGCAAAGCACGCAAATGATCATAGGTGCTTCTCCTGAACGTGATCTGGAAATCCTTCAGCTTTCATCTGACCTTTACACGGAACAAAAATTAAGACGGGTTTATTATTCCGGATACATTCCTATAAGCCAGGATACAAGATTGCCAGCATTGAAAACAGCTCCGCTTAAACGTGAAAATCGATTGTATCAGGCGGATTGGCTCTTTCGATTTTATGGGTTTGAAATGTCAGAAATTGTTTCCGAGAAGCACCCAGAGTTAGATTTAGAAGTTGATCCCAAGTTGGCTTATGCGCTGAGAAATCCGGATCTGTTTCCAGTAGATATCAACAAGGCACCTTATGATTTGATTTTGCGGATTCCAGGGGTAGGGGTAAAGACTGCTCAAATGATTGTGAAGTCCAGAAGGTATGGAAAGGTGCGTCTGGAAGATGTAAAGAAGATGGGCGCGGCAGTGAATAGAGCAAAGTATTTCATGCAGGTGCAAGGGAAAGCATTACCCATGATTGCAAGCGACCCTCATCGAGTGAGATCTGCCATTATTTATCAAAAAGGCAATGGACAAATGAATTTGTTCTGA
- a CDS encoding TIGR03915 family putative DNA repair protein has product MSDLLLYDGTREGFFTTIFEIYERRIEHAAIQKLNNYSKGLFDEPRVIITDEMKSNRVVEGFKQKTPKGIIEMLTKVLHSELQDAEDIALNIVRSAFSSPKELRIDYRDESILRMKQINKMMHREIHRMHAFVRFQKTIDEIYAATISPDFDVIPFIGDHFEKRYADQQWLIYDTKRDYGLYYDLNEMQTITLTNAGWVSSHQINEAVLAKGEKMFKEAWARYFHATCIQERKNMRLHLQHVPHRYWKYLPEKAMNF; this is encoded by the coding sequence ATGAGTGACCTGCTACTTTATGATGGAACTCGAGAAGGGTTTTTCACAACGATTTTTGAAATCTATGAACGAAGAATTGAACATGCAGCTATTCAAAAACTTAACAATTACTCTAAAGGATTGTTTGATGAGCCGAGAGTGATTATCACGGATGAAATGAAGTCAAATCGAGTGGTTGAGGGTTTTAAGCAAAAAACTCCCAAAGGAATCATTGAGATGTTGACTAAGGTGCTTCATTCCGAGTTGCAGGATGCGGAGGATATTGCCTTGAATATTGTTCGATCTGCTTTTTCCAGTCCAAAAGAATTAAGAATAGATTACCGTGATGAGTCAATTCTCAGAATGAAGCAAATTAATAAAATGATGCACCGAGAGATCCATCGAATGCATGCGTTTGTTCGCTTTCAAAAAACGATTGATGAAATATATGCGGCAACTATCTCTCCGGATTTTGACGTCATCCCCTTCATTGGGGATCATTTTGAAAAACGATATGCTGATCAGCAGTGGCTGATCTATGATACCAAGCGAGACTATGGACTTTATTATGATTTGAATGAGATGCAAACCATCACACTGACTAATGCTGGGTGGGTCTCTTCACATCAAATAAATGAAGCAGTATTGGCGAAGGGAGAGAAGATGTTTAAGGAAGCGTGGGCACGATATTTTCATGCTACTTGTATTCAGGAAAGAAAGAACATGAGGCTTCATCTTCAACATGTTCCACATCGCTATTGGAAATATCTACCCGAGAAGGCAATGAATTTTTGA
- a CDS encoding aspartyl protease family protein — MQKITYISALSFIVISCSFQPQPINSKASNPLSINFEVHHNILIVEAYVNDKWAKFIVDTGASTSILDFNQFKKYDFTYHRELAYGLTSFGGKSALMKTSPVTFHLKGLESIAVYRFSASDLSGMNRILAKDNQKVLGILGSDFLLNHRAIIDYSQNKIVLNYLSQ; from the coding sequence ATGCAAAAGATAACATATATATCAGCACTCTCTTTTATCGTGATTAGTTGTTCCTTTCAACCTCAACCAATCAATTCTAAAGCTTCAAACCCCTTATCAATCAACTTTGAAGTTCATCACAATATCTTGATAGTGGAAGCATATGTCAATGACAAATGGGCAAAATTTATTGTGGACACAGGAGCAAGCACTTCTATTCTTGATTTTAACCAATTTAAGAAATACGATTTTACTTATCACAGAGAATTGGCTTACGGTTTAACAAGCTTCGGAGGAAAATCAGCTCTGATGAAAACTTCACCGGTGACCTTCCATTTAAAAGGACTAGAATCCATAGCGGTCTACCGATTCTCGGCCTCTGACCTGAGTGGGATGAATAGAATACTTGCCAAGGACAATCAGAAAGTACTCGGCATTTTAGGGTCAGATTTTCTTCTCAATCATAGAGCTATCATCGATTATAGTCAAAATAAGATAGTTCTTAATTACCTGAGTCAATAA
- a CDS encoding LytTR family DNA-binding domain-containing protein, with product MKISVALIDDEPFALVRIKKLLQVDEEIQIIGEASGVEDAVKVMKFKRPEIIFLDVKMPDGTGFDILTRLDPDYKPYVIFITAFDNYALKAFEYNAIDYVLKPFENSRFFKVVERAKEFITLSRSSRITEQISALINQEDNVPYEDEKCQIKIIERGWDIFIDHQDILMIESNGNYSKIHSGNKFYLYKKTMKELESELNNSEFLRIHRSYIINLNLIKEIKYLGKNEYAFEMMNSSKITSGRSFSSKIKSYLSFKIGSK from the coding sequence ATGAAAATATCAGTAGCATTAATCGATGATGAGCCTTTTGCATTGGTAAGAATTAAAAAACTGCTTCAGGTTGATGAAGAAATACAAATTATAGGTGAGGCATCAGGAGTAGAGGATGCCGTAAAAGTCATGAAATTCAAAAGGCCAGAAATAATATTTTTGGATGTAAAGATGCCAGATGGAACCGGCTTTGACATCTTAACAAGGTTAGATCCTGATTACAAGCCTTATGTCATATTCATCACTGCATTTGATAACTATGCACTAAAGGCTTTTGAGTACAACGCCATTGATTACGTCTTAAAACCGTTCGAAAATTCTCGTTTTTTTAAAGTCGTGGAGAGAGCTAAGGAATTTATCACTCTTAGTAGATCCTCCAGAATAACTGAGCAAATTTCTGCTTTGATCAACCAAGAAGATAATGTGCCCTACGAGGATGAAAAATGTCAAATAAAAATTATTGAAAGGGGTTGGGATATTTTCATCGACCATCAAGATATTTTGATGATTGAGTCTAATGGGAACTATTCTAAAATCCATTCAGGAAATAAATTTTACTTATACAAAAAAACAATGAAAGAACTCGAAAGTGAATTGAATAACTCAGAGTTCTTAAGAATTCACCGATCCTATATCATAAACCTCAATCTTATCAAAGAGATAAAATATCTGGGTAAAAATGAGTACGCTTTTGAGATGATGAATTCATCAAAAATTACGTCAGGTCGCAGCTTTTCTAGCAAGATTAAGAGCTATTTATCCTTCAAAATTGGGAGCAAATAA
- a CDS encoding histidine kinase — MNRIKAYFTQLPFSLKSFFIVSATVTALVTIQSFAWIGKVKSKPNYWDSDHVIFPLINHTIWLGFAPLLYALIFKAKIKNPPSQFNQIGYLLALSLIFTLAHEVIGVLIYNLYVIVVHKDALLGDQFVFSITAGFFGLSKSFFEFWIIYFVLLSFHNQKNFQKAKLKNSLLEADLLKAQMSALKNQLHPHFLFNSFNTVSALMEENVELAQRMISKLGALLRKILKEADTQMIPLKEEVELAKLYLEVEQIRFDGRLITHFSLDPQVEDILVPSLILQPAIENAIKHGFYRKLDDCKIYLKASDKKNCLTIEVEDNGAGLKNESSFSFGIGLKNIQERLKRCYGDQFSFSAKPSSNGGFIVHFTIQKEALTNENISSINR; from the coding sequence ATGAATAGAATCAAGGCTTACTTCACACAACTTCCTTTTAGCCTAAAAAGCTTTTTCATTGTATCTGCTACTGTTACCGCACTCGTCACAATACAATCATTTGCGTGGATTGGGAAAGTGAAAAGCAAGCCGAATTACTGGGATAGCGATCATGTAATTTTTCCTCTAATCAATCATACTATTTGGCTTGGGTTTGCTCCCCTCTTATATGCACTGATTTTTAAAGCTAAAATCAAAAACCCGCCATCACAGTTCAATCAAATTGGTTATCTACTGGCTCTATCATTAATTTTCACGCTTGCTCATGAAGTCATAGGGGTATTGATTTACAACTTATATGTCATAGTGGTACATAAGGATGCATTATTAGGTGATCAATTCGTTTTTAGCATTACAGCAGGATTTTTCGGACTTTCAAAATCATTTTTTGAGTTTTGGATCATTTATTTCGTGCTACTTAGCTTCCACAACCAAAAGAATTTTCAGAAAGCCAAACTAAAAAACTCCTTACTTGAAGCTGATTTATTGAAAGCTCAAATGAGCGCTTTAAAGAATCAACTTCATCCACATTTCTTATTCAATTCTTTTAACACCGTCTCAGCTTTGATGGAAGAAAATGTAGAATTAGCACAACGCATGATCTCAAAATTAGGAGCTCTTTTGAGAAAGATATTGAAAGAAGCAGATACTCAAATGATTCCACTGAAAGAAGAGGTCGAATTAGCTAAGCTCTATCTGGAAGTGGAACAAATAAGGTTTGACGGGAGACTAATAACTCACTTTTCACTTGACCCTCAAGTAGAAGATATACTCGTCCCATCACTCATCTTGCAGCCGGCAATTGAAAATGCAATAAAGCATGGGTTTTATAGAAAATTGGACGATTGCAAAATCTATCTTAAGGCATCTGACAAAAAAAACTGCTTGACTATAGAAGTAGAGGATAATGGAGCGGGATTAAAAAATGAGAGTAGTTTTTCTTTTGGGATTGGATTGAAAAACATTCAAGAAAGACTCAAAAGATGTTACGGCGATCAGTTCTCGTTTTCAGCAAAGCCCTCTTCTAATGGTGGTTTCATAGTTCATTTCACAATTCAAAAAGAAGCGTTAACCAATGAAAATATCAGTAGCATTAATCGATGA
- the hisC gene encoding histidinol-phosphate transaminase: MNIQIPDHIATIKSYQPGKTIPQLQEEYGWERVAILWNNENTLGYSPKSKQAVIDAYEKINYYPDPLSMDLRGRLAKKFGKSENQIVLGNGSESVLMLAIRALCSGEDEFLTSEGGFVIIYNWARINNVRCVAMPMTDGYAFDLDSIKSRINRNTKVIYLANVNNPTGTMITRAEIEDFMQHVPDHILVILDEAYFEYSEAMNKDFPNSLKMDYPNMLTLRTFSKAYGIAGIRLGFGVGHEKVIEAMTKAKLTFEPTALAQAAGMGALDDTSFLKETITNNTKGLNYFYKELNRLNVRYIPSYANFVMTIWKDKEEVMDVFNALMEKGVLVRPLLPPLEHCIRISVGRPEENQHFIESLEGIIS; this comes from the coding sequence ATGAACATACAGATACCTGATCATATTGCAACAATCAAAAGTTACCAGCCTGGTAAAACCATTCCTCAGCTCCAAGAAGAATATGGTTGGGAAAGGGTGGCCATACTTTGGAATAATGAAAATACGCTAGGTTACTCACCTAAATCCAAACAAGCGGTGATTGACGCTTATGAAAAGATCAATTATTATCCAGATCCATTGAGTATGGATTTAAGAGGAAGACTCGCCAAGAAATTTGGCAAATCAGAAAATCAGATTGTATTAGGAAATGGTTCTGAGTCTGTTTTAATGTTGGCCATCAGAGCTCTCTGCTCAGGAGAAGATGAATTCTTAACTTCAGAAGGAGGGTTTGTAATCATCTACAATTGGGCACGCATCAACAATGTACGTTGTGTAGCTATGCCGATGACTGATGGGTATGCTTTTGATCTTGATTCTATTAAAAGTAGAATCAATCGAAATACAAAAGTTATCTATCTCGCCAATGTGAATAATCCAACTGGAACAATGATCACAAGAGCGGAGATTGAAGATTTTATGCAACACGTTCCTGATCATATTTTAGTGATTTTGGATGAAGCCTATTTTGAATACTCGGAAGCGATGAATAAAGATTTCCCCAATTCATTGAAAATGGACTATCCAAATATGCTCACATTGAGAACTTTCAGCAAAGCTTACGGAATCGCTGGAATTCGTTTAGGATTTGGAGTAGGCCATGAAAAAGTCATCGAAGCTATGACAAAAGCCAAACTTACCTTCGAGCCAACTGCCTTAGCGCAAGCAGCAGGAATGGGTGCATTGGATGATACAAGCTTCCTCAAAGAAACCATCACTAATAATACTAAGGGACTCAACTATTTCTATAAAGAATTGAATCGATTGAATGTGAGATACATTCCCTCATATGCCAATTTTGTAATGACAATCTGGAAAGACAAAGAAGAAGTCATGGACGTATTTAATGCTCTTATGGAAAAAGGAGTGCTAGTAAGACCACTACTTCCTCCACTAGAGCACTGCATACGAATATCAGTAGGCCGACCTGAGGAAAATCAACACTTTATTGAATCATTGGAAGGTATCATTTCATAA
- the paaI gene encoding hydroxyphenylacetyl-CoA thioesterase PaaI, whose product MKTSPEKIVAEMMANDTFSQWLGIEVLDVREGFAKIKMIVRNEMLNGHGVTHGGISFSLADSAFAFASNSHGQKAVSIETSINHIKPVFEGDELIATAEKESTSRSLGQYLVRVHRGEELVALFKGVVFRKQEEWPIS is encoded by the coding sequence ATGAAAACCAGCCCCGAAAAAATAGTAGCTGAAATGATGGCTAACGACACCTTTAGTCAATGGCTAGGTATAGAAGTGTTGGATGTGAGAGAAGGATTTGCTAAAATCAAGATGATTGTACGCAATGAAATGCTCAATGGACATGGAGTTACACATGGAGGCATTTCTTTTTCCTTAGCAGATAGCGCATTTGCTTTCGCATCTAACAGTCATGGTCAGAAAGCGGTTTCCATAGAAACTTCCATCAACCACATCAAACCTGTGTTTGAAGGAGATGAGCTTATTGCAACTGCTGAAAAAGAAAGCACTTCCAGAAGCTTGGGACAATATTTGGTTAGGGTGCATCGAGGGGAAGAATTGGTAGCATTGTTTAAAGGAGTAGTTTTTCGAAAACAAGAGGAATGGCCGATTAGTTAA
- a CDS encoding 3-hydroxyacyl-CoA dehydrogenase NAD-binding domain-containing protein gives MPKLSVIGAGTMGTGIAQVAATAGWDVIVNDTNNEILEKSSASLVKVMNRLVEKEKIDQITADKILGRIDFTQDQQFFENSDLVIEAIVENLEIKQKVFSAVEKIVREDTIIASNTSSLSLASIGASLENPSRFVGIHFFNPAPLMPLVEIIPAVQTASETTKQAKEWVDSWKKLTVLAKDTPGFIVNRVARPFYGESLRIYEEGIADFPTIDWAMKELGGFRMGPFELMDFIGNDINYTVTETVFQSFFYDSRYKPSFTQKRMSEAGFLGRKSGRGYYNYAEGSAKPEPSKNEEVGNEILDRVLVMLINEAADALFLNIASKEDIDVAMTKGVNYPKGLLKWADEVGISWCVDRLDALYDEYREDRYRCSPLLRRMKKGEKTFY, from the coding sequence ATGCCAAAATTAAGCGTAATAGGAGCCGGAACCATGGGAACGGGTATAGCCCAGGTAGCTGCCACAGCTGGCTGGGATGTTATTGTTAATGACACAAACAATGAAATTCTTGAGAAGTCATCAGCTAGCCTGGTGAAAGTGATGAATAGATTGGTTGAAAAAGAAAAAATTGATCAAATAACTGCTGACAAAATTCTTGGGCGAATTGATTTTACCCAAGATCAACAGTTCTTCGAGAATTCAGATCTGGTGATAGAAGCCATTGTGGAAAACCTGGAAATCAAGCAAAAAGTATTTAGCGCTGTAGAAAAAATTGTTCGGGAGGATACAATCATTGCTTCCAATACTTCTTCGCTTTCTCTTGCCTCCATTGGAGCTTCATTAGAAAATCCCTCTCGCTTTGTAGGGATCCACTTTTTTAACCCTGCACCACTTATGCCTTTGGTAGAGATTATTCCTGCAGTGCAAACAGCCTCAGAAACAACCAAGCAAGCTAAGGAGTGGGTTGATAGCTGGAAGAAATTAACAGTATTAGCAAAAGACACTCCTGGATTTATCGTCAATCGAGTAGCACGTCCTTTCTACGGTGAATCACTTCGAATTTATGAAGAAGGAATTGCCGATTTCCCTACGATCGATTGGGCGATGAAAGAATTGGGAGGATTTCGTATGGGGCCATTTGAATTAATGGATTTCATTGGGAATGACATCAACTATACTGTAACTGAAACAGTCTTTCAATCTTTCTTTTATGACTCTAGATACAAGCCATCGTTCACACAGAAGAGAATGTCTGAAGCTGGTTTTTTAGGTCGAAAGTCCGGAAGAGGGTATTATAATTATGCAGAAGGATCTGCAAAGCCAGAACCCAGTAAGAATGAAGAGGTAGGAAACGAAATTCTAGATCGTGTACTAGTGATGTTAATCAATGAAGCTGCAGATGCACTTTTTCTAAACATTGCAAGCAAAGAAGATATTGATGTGGCGATGACAAAAGGTGTGAATTACCCAAAAGGTCTTTTGAAATGGGCAGATGAAGTTGGAATTTCATGGTGCGTAGATAGATTGGATGCACTTTATGATGAGTACCGAGAAGATCGATATAGATGTAGTCCTTTATTGAGGAGAATGAAAAAAGGAGAAAAAACGTTTTATTAA
- a CDS encoding enoyl-CoA hydratase-related protein — protein sequence MSLITTKKNNIGILTFNRPDVFNSFNKELALAIQKVLEDYANDPEIRAIMLTGNGKAFCAGQDLQEAIADNGLEIEQIVDEHYNPIIKQLRSIEKPVIAAVNGVAAGAGANIALACDVVVATESASFIQAFSKIGLVPDSGGTFTLPRIVGFGKASALMMLGDKISATEAERLGMIYKVVSDDSFMEEAKGVAQKLANMPTKGLAYTKHLLNQSFVNNLDEQLELEKKWQFKATQTDDYKEGVNAFIEKRKPEFKGK from the coding sequence ATGTCACTAATAACTACTAAGAAAAACAACATTGGCATCTTGACTTTCAACCGTCCAGATGTTTTCAATAGCTTCAATAAAGAACTTGCTTTAGCTATTCAAAAAGTCCTAGAGGATTATGCGAACGATCCGGAAATTAGAGCAATCATGCTAACAGGAAACGGAAAAGCATTTTGTGCAGGACAAGACCTTCAGGAAGCGATCGCGGACAATGGGTTAGAAATTGAACAGATTGTAGATGAACACTACAATCCAATCATCAAGCAACTAAGAAGTATCGAGAAGCCAGTTATTGCTGCCGTAAACGGAGTTGCCGCAGGTGCTGGAGCTAACATTGCCCTTGCATGTGATGTAGTTGTTGCTACAGAATCAGCGTCATTTATTCAAGCTTTTAGTAAAATTGGATTAGTCCCAGATAGTGGAGGCACATTCACACTTCCAAGGATTGTTGGTTTTGGAAAGGCTTCCGCATTAATGATGCTTGGAGACAAAATATCCGCTACTGAAGCGGAACGATTAGGTATGATCTACAAAGTAGTTAGTGACGATTCCTTTATGGAAGAAGCTAAAGGTGTGGCTCAGAAACTAGCAAATATGCCTACAAAAGGATTGGCCTATACCAAGCACTTATTAAATCAATCATTTGTCAATAACCTCGATGAGCAGCTGGAGCTAGAAAAAAAATGGCAGTTCAAAGCGACTCAAACGGATGATTATAAAGAAGGGGTCAATGCCTTCATTGAGAAAAGAAAACCAGAATTTAAAGGAAAGTAA
- a CDS encoding four helix bundle protein — translation MKLTDLEIWKKSRMFRNDISALSKSFPDHERYKLKDQIVRSSRSVTANIAEGHGGYHYQENIQFCRTARGSLVETFDHLTVALDEKYLTEHDFSKLIPLHEELMKMINGYITYLKKRKSEG, via the coding sequence ATGAAACTTACGGACCTTGAAATTTGGAAGAAATCTAGAATGTTTCGAAATGATATATCGGCATTATCAAAATCATTTCCTGATCATGAAAGATATAAACTTAAAGACCAAATTGTTCGGTCATCCAGGTCTGTAACAGCTAATATTGCAGAGGGTCATGGCGGATATCATTATCAAGAAAACATTCAATTTTGTAGAACTGCGAGAGGAAGTCTTGTTGAAACTTTTGATCATTTGACGGTAGCTCTAGACGAAAAGTATCTCACTGAACATGACTTTAGCAAGCTTATTCCTTTGCATGAGGAACTAATGAAAATGATAAATGGATATATAACTTATTTGAAGAAACGAAAAAGTGAAGGATAA
- the paaD gene encoding 1,2-phenylacetyl-CoA epoxidase subunit PaaD: MVLEKSHILELLQAVTDPEIPVISVLDLGIVRDVIIDGDNLEVIITPTYSGCPAMLEIERDINNTLKKEGIVNFKITTVLSPAWTTEWMSEEGKQKLKEYGIAPPNPTNPEDIECPQCGSKNTELLSQFGSTACKSLFKCNDCLEPFDYFKCH; the protein is encoded by the coding sequence ATGGTACTTGAAAAGAGTCATATTCTCGAATTACTTCAAGCTGTAACTGATCCAGAGATTCCTGTTATTTCTGTATTGGACTTAGGAATCGTAAGAGATGTCATCATAGATGGCGACAATCTGGAGGTGATTATCACTCCTACTTACTCAGGATGTCCCGCAATGTTAGAGATTGAAAGAGATATCAATAACACGTTAAAAAAAGAAGGAATTGTAAACTTCAAAATAACCACCGTCCTCTCCCCTGCATGGACTACTGAATGGATGAGCGAAGAAGGAAAGCAAAAACTTAAAGAATATGGCATAGCTCCACCAAATCCCACCAATCCTGAAGATATAGAATGTCCTCAGTGTGGCTCAAAAAACACTGAATTATTAAGTCAATTTGGGTCTACAGCCTGCAAATCATTGTTCAAATGCAATGATTGTCTGGAGCCATTCGACTACTTCAAGTGTCACTAG
- a CDS encoding GNAT family N-acetyltransferase: protein MEGIQSTWALYFLIFNFSKEHTLARSGNTIMLKIISDNFQQHATKIPAFCDGMKAFDLKHLLFVDSGLSCDTFNIIYIHRSDVTKEELVEALNYFRLNKLDYCIWVNQESLCSNVESLFKSFNIEEKASEVGMALDLKDYQSISDEKYENIKSVKDSKTLATYANIIAKNWTPADQNILSYYEKTVNYYLDPDNGIQLLIYYHDGQPVSCVELFPSDSKTVGFYGFATLEKYRGMGIGTTLLTFALNMAKDLGFKNAILQGTKDGLNIYMKFGFKDYTTYYEFA from the coding sequence ATGGAAGGCATACAGAGCACCTGGGCTTTATACTTTCTGATCTTCAATTTCTCCAAAGAGCATACCCTGGCCAGGAGTGGTAATACTATCATGTTGAAAATCATTTCAGATAATTTTCAACAACATGCTACTAAAATTCCTGCTTTTTGTGATGGAATGAAAGCATTCGATTTGAAACATCTCTTATTTGTAGATAGTGGACTTTCGTGTGACACATTCAACATCATCTATATTCATCGTTCAGATGTAACTAAGGAAGAATTAGTTGAAGCACTGAACTATTTCAGGTTAAATAAATTGGACTATTGCATATGGGTCAATCAAGAAAGCTTATGTTCTAATGTCGAGAGTCTATTTAAGAGTTTCAACATTGAAGAAAAGGCAAGTGAAGTTGGGATGGCATTAGACTTGAAAGATTATCAGTCAATTTCGGACGAAAAATATGAGAATATAAAATCAGTAAAAGATTCGAAGACTTTAGCAACTTATGCAAATATCATAGCTAAAAACTGGACGCCAGCGGATCAAAATATTCTTAGCTATTATGAAAAAACTGTTAATTATTATTTGGATCCTGATAATGGCATTCAGCTCTTGATTTACTATCATGATGGCCAACCTGTTTCTTGTGTTGAGCTTTTCCCATCAGATAGTAAAACTGTCGGATTTTATGGTTTTGCTACACTTGAAAAATATAGAGGAATGGGTATTGGAACCACTTTATTAACTTTTGCATTGAATATGGCAAAGGATTTAGGCTTTAAAAACGCCATCCTTCAAGGGACAAAAGATGGACTAAACATTTACATGAAGTTTGGGTTCAAGGATTATACAACCTATTACGAATTTGCATAA